From the genome of Thermococcus chitonophagus, one region includes:
- the cmr3 gene encoding type III-B CRISPR module-associated protein Cmr3, protein MILKIKPHDVLMFREPKPFDTDHHLARTTLPLPQTVAGAIRSKLFLKYEAESNNKAKNELKNLIWNNGKEDSEEPGFELLGLFFSKVPKDYYFPVPFDIVKDKDGNTFTVKPMPLKLPGVEGKHIFSGQNIHFEPMSGYIPFEALKEYLAGTLPKSELKNTVIHESRLYVRENRIGIRLTSSKVVRKGLFYRVEMLRLREDVELVAWVRDSAVLYKYLGQEGTLKLGGEGRFARYIFEGEKKIRELTEFWKKKVKPKIQKSGRFKLYLATPAIFEEDSKYHAIPTDTNVKVVAQIVGKPIPVSGWDMKSRKPKATRYLVPAGSVYFVEGDFEGDFPWIKIGSLTKLGYGLAFVGVW, encoded by the coding sequence ATGATACTCAAGATAAAACCTCATGATGTTTTGATGTTTAGGGAGCCAAAGCCTTTTGATACCGATCACCATCTAGCAAGAACTACGCTACCCCTTCCCCAGACGGTAGCGGGAGCTATAAGATCAAAGCTATTCTTGAAGTATGAGGCTGAAAGCAATAATAAAGCTAAAAATGAACTTAAAAACTTGATCTGGAACAATGGAAAGGAGGACAGTGAGGAGCCAGGCTTCGAACTCCTTGGACTTTTCTTCTCTAAGGTTCCTAAGGATTACTACTTTCCTGTTCCTTTTGATATCGTAAAGGATAAAGATGGAAATACATTCACCGTTAAGCCCATGCCCCTTAAATTACCAGGAGTCGAGGGGAAACATATATTCTCGGGCCAAAACATTCATTTCGAGCCAATGTCAGGATATATACCCTTTGAAGCTCTAAAAGAATACTTGGCAGGAACCTTACCGAAATCCGAACTTAAGAACACAGTGATACATGAGAGCAGGCTTTATGTTAGGGAAAACAGGATTGGCATTAGGCTTACATCATCTAAAGTCGTGAGGAAGGGGCTTTTCTACCGAGTCGAAATGCTCCGGTTGAGGGAGGATGTTGAGCTAGTAGCTTGGGTAAGGGATTCGGCAGTTCTCTATAAATATCTCGGCCAAGAAGGAACCCTTAAGCTTGGAGGGGAAGGGAGATTTGCTCGGTACATTTTTGAAGGGGAGAAAAAGATTCGAGAACTTACCGAGTTCTGGAAAAAGAAAGTTAAGCCAAAAATACAGAAGAGTGGCAGATTTAAGCTGTATTTAGCAACACCCGCCATTTTTGAAGAGGATTCGAAATATCATGCGATTCCTACTGACACCAATGTAAAAGTAGTTGCCCAGATAGTTGGCAAACCAATCCCAGTAAGTGGTTGGGATATGAAGAGTAGAAAACCTAAAGCCACTCGTTATCTCGTTCCTGCTGGTTCCGTATATTTTGTTGAAGGTGACTTCGAAGGAGATTTTCCTTGGATAAAGATTGGAAGTTTAACGAAGTTAGGCTACGGATTGGCGTTTGTGGGGGTGTGGTAG
- the cas10 gene encoding type III-B CRISPR-associated protein Cas10/Cmr2, giving the protein MKSEFWKNKIRAFLHDPPDKVIKILDHIQRRFSILPQHLWYYADSPIQLNIKKACKKFRWKYHEKCMKDQKSGKLIYQIFDDLESIPEIHYSDVYASSLQRIDLEKSKDNKILSSQFYKIYDGSKYIYVGDPIFRHPITGEPREFCTIRSVLPSSEPLDKTTASNAKLNSYDDKFNDILENKILPQEESAFSVLVEGNYYRDYLRIWAWYKRVLKMKLEEEFGKEFAEEFINLPAYSLAPDHTLFDHADVTSAIYGAMEKGTPALLLFKISPVQGFIKNARKERDLWAGSHMLAFLTLKAIEGIIKRYGPDAIIYPHLRENPFFEAYLVQEGLDEYADEKLLDLLKIASLPNKFLALVSWEDVNNIKEDIKESIHSELIKMLGFALSETLRDDILEEAINYAKHELNNVKDENEKDRLERALKCLESLKNLSKNEYEYLSDLRNSKLGKILLSHFSITVTAVPINMSIPKEERDKKESYNRLKEFVESLNLPEKIEKKYLDWLNFLGSIEVSENVARPFDLYSLYYEVLVELNAIESSKFEKTREDSGWKCTLCGEHLAIGGEDYRVMKKLWNKIHMKIPHLIKENEHLCPVCLVKRLYPKYLRSLNSHWKRAVPTIKSVSEVAMRKGSNAGYPTWADIAMYLDPRRNDNIPKDFEDNLRVAIENAKRAIKDALEKVKECLDLKDYEDLFDVEILYTENLRDEEAFLKTLGFGIGKSCSGLGSALSNLEKALSDLYTKIGKPAKYYALLMMDGDRMGSLLMGDDMKTVDYYLRPRVLAHVSDSVREKAKSVKRLLTPSVHAAISRSLRNFSVEYVPKIVESSRGELIYAGGDDILSLLPVDTAISTALELAKIFSKSWDGWTLLPGRSLSGGLLIAHYKHPLYDALDRVRALESKAKSLGRNALTVGWLKRSGTYYEATVGWEGVSKVLSISKQFAQGVASKRFLYHISQELDNLPPNAKAIKAFLKRESIRHLKRDLSEEIMDVLRHFRVQLQSLGEEDIKKINKLIAEGRLTVGALLEALGLESREDAERLYGEIVKEQLRGFVNFLKILVEAQAGDVE; this is encoded by the coding sequence ATGAAAAGCGAATTCTGGAAGAATAAGATTCGGGCTTTTCTACACGATCCTCCTGATAAAGTTATTAAAATATTGGATCACATCCAGAGAAGGTTCTCCATACTTCCACAACACCTGTGGTACTATGCAGATTCACCCATCCAATTAAACATAAAAAAGGCCTGCAAGAAATTTAGGTGGAAGTACCATGAGAAATGTATGAAAGACCAGAAAAGTGGTAAATTGATTTACCAGATTTTTGATGACCTCGAATCCATACCAGAGATTCACTATTCGGATGTCTATGCTTCCTCACTTCAGCGCATCGACCTAGAAAAGTCAAAAGATAATAAGATCCTTAGTTCTCAATTTTACAAGATATATGACGGAAGTAAATACATTTATGTTGGAGATCCCATATTCAGACACCCAATAACTGGGGAACCCAGGGAATTTTGTACCATAAGATCTGTCCTTCCTTCTTCGGAGCCTCTAGATAAAACTACTGCTTCTAATGCTAAACTAAACAGCTACGACGATAAATTTAACGATATATTGGAAAATAAGATATTGCCGCAAGAAGAATCAGCGTTTTCAGTGCTTGTTGAAGGTAATTATTACAGAGATTACCTGCGAATTTGGGCCTGGTACAAACGCGTGCTCAAGATGAAATTAGAGGAGGAGTTCGGTAAGGAATTTGCCGAAGAATTCATTAATTTACCTGCTTACTCACTTGCTCCTGATCATACACTATTTGACCATGCAGATGTCACGTCGGCAATATATGGAGCCATGGAGAAAGGAACTCCCGCTCTATTGCTCTTCAAGATATCTCCAGTTCAGGGCTTTATCAAAAATGCAAGGAAAGAGCGGGATCTTTGGGCCGGTAGCCACATGCTTGCTTTCCTGACACTCAAAGCCATTGAGGGTATAATTAAACGTTATGGGCCTGATGCCATAATCTACCCCCATTTAAGGGAAAATCCCTTCTTTGAAGCCTACCTCGTTCAGGAAGGTTTGGATGAGTATGCAGATGAAAAGTTGCTAGATTTACTGAAGATAGCAAGCCTTCCGAATAAGTTCCTCGCTCTGGTATCCTGGGAGGACGTTAATAATATAAAAGAGGATATCAAGGAGAGTATCCACAGCGAACTTATAAAAATGCTTGGCTTTGCATTGTCTGAAACCCTGAGAGATGATATTCTTGAAGAAGCTATTAACTATGCCAAGCACGAACTCAATAACGTCAAAGATGAGAATGAAAAGGATAGACTTGAAAGAGCTTTAAAATGCCTTGAATCCCTTAAGAATCTAAGTAAAAATGAATATGAATATCTATCGGATCTCAGAAATTCAAAACTTGGGAAAATTCTACTCAGTCACTTCTCTATCACTGTAACGGCAGTTCCCATAAACATGAGCATCCCTAAGGAGGAAAGAGACAAAAAAGAGTCCTACAATAGGCTTAAGGAATTTGTTGAGTCCCTCAACCTTCCAGAGAAAATTGAGAAGAAGTACCTTGATTGGCTGAATTTTCTAGGTTCAATTGAGGTTAGTGAAAATGTTGCGAGGCCTTTTGACCTCTATTCATTGTACTATGAGGTTCTGGTCGAGTTGAATGCCATCGAATCCTCTAAATTCGAGAAAACCAGAGAAGACAGTGGGTGGAAGTGTACACTCTGTGGTGAGCATCTTGCAATAGGTGGTGAAGATTACAGGGTAATGAAGAAGCTATGGAACAAGATCCACATGAAAATACCCCACTTAATTAAGGAAAACGAGCATCTGTGTCCTGTGTGTCTAGTCAAGAGGCTGTATCCCAAATATCTGAGAAGTCTTAACTCCCACTGGAAACGGGCTGTTCCCACTATTAAGAGCGTAAGCGAGGTTGCCATGAGAAAAGGAAGTAACGCTGGATATCCAACATGGGCAGATATAGCTATGTATTTAGACCCAAGGCGGAATGATAACATACCCAAAGACTTTGAAGATAATCTCAGGGTTGCTATTGAGAACGCTAAAAGGGCAATAAAAGACGCACTCGAGAAAGTCAAAGAATGCCTTGATCTCAAAGACTATGAGGATTTGTTTGACGTTGAAATTCTATATACAGAAAACCTCCGGGATGAAGAGGCATTCCTTAAGACGTTGGGGTTTGGGATTGGGAAATCTTGCAGTGGCCTTGGGTCTGCTTTGAGTAACCTTGAAAAAGCACTATCAGACCTCTACACCAAAATTGGAAAGCCAGCTAAGTATTACGCTCTCTTAATGATGGATGGAGACAGGATGGGATCCCTTCTAATGGGGGATGACATGAAGACCGTTGACTACTACCTCCGTCCAAGGGTTCTTGCTCACGTTAGCGACAGCGTACGTGAGAAGGCAAAGAGCGTAAAAAGGCTACTAACGCCTTCCGTTCATGCCGCAATAAGCCGCTCCCTTAGGAATTTTTCAGTTGAGTACGTTCCAAAAATCGTTGAAAGCAGCAGGGGAGAGTTGATATATGCAGGTGGAGATGACATCCTATCGTTACTCCCCGTAGATACTGCTATTTCAACGGCTTTGGAACTGGCAAAGATATTCTCAAAATCTTGGGATGGATGGACACTTCTCCCCGGGAGAAGTCTAAGCGGAGGGCTGCTTATAGCTCACTATAAACATCCGTTGTACGATGCCTTGGATAGAGTCAGGGCACTAGAAAGCAAAGCCAAGTCCCTCGGTAGGAATGCACTGACAGTTGGTTGGCTGAAGAGGAGTGGAACTTACTATGAAGCTACCGTCGGATGGGAGGGAGTGTCAAAGGTTCTCTCTATTTCCAAGCAGTTTGCCCAGGGCGTTGCCTCAAAGAGGTTCCTGTATCACATATCCCAGGAATTAGATAATCTGCCGCCAAATGCTAAGGCTATAAAAGCGTTTCTGAAGCGAGAGAGCATTAGGCACTTAAAGAGAGACCTTTCGGAAGAGATAATGGATGTCCTGAGGCATTTCAGAGTTCAGCTTCAATCTCTCGGCGAAGAAGACATCAAGAAGATAAACAAGCTAATAGCGGAGGGAAGACTTACCGTCGGGGCTCTTCTTGAAGCTCTTGGTCTTGAGAGCAGGGAGGATGCGGAGAGGCTGTATGGAGAAATTGTAAAAGAGCAACTAAGAGGATTTGTTAACTTTCTCAAGATCTTAGTTGAGGCTCAGGCTGGTGATGTAGAATGA
- the cmr1 gene encoding type III-B CRISPR module RAMP protein Cmr1: MYRAELEVEFITPAFIRGADQKKAELRAASIKGAMRWWFRALAGNYFGNDIEGLKKAESYVFGSTERKSRVKVIVNSNENNIKYGKAPIPMVWKDGKRLLARCIKEKSTFSVTLLSYDFHALYLSTLSFVAMSFLGGIGFRSNRGTGSIKILGIESNSVKLPFSLLPCGPNQFENVVKTLLDEFMNTIKKFQRKDNPKRKWECGISCPPYSSFKCFSLWLWPDDSSDIRKIVREVCYSEHETLDSPKSLLGAFEKEFKTKKIYQDEIFGLPRPKCGLKGRRASPMKVGVVYLGETPYVRFSVFKTCPFSLNKKDVRWELIDRFLSNIKAQKIFHGGE; encoded by the coding sequence GTGTATCGGGCGGAGTTAGAAGTAGAGTTTATAACTCCGGCGTTTATCCGAGGAGCAGACCAGAAGAAGGCGGAGTTGAGGGCAGCGTCTATTAAAGGGGCAATGCGGTGGTGGTTTAGGGCCTTAGCTGGAAACTACTTTGGAAATGACATTGAGGGATTAAAAAAGGCTGAATCTTACGTATTTGGGAGTACGGAAAGGAAAAGTAGGGTTAAGGTAATAGTTAACAGCAATGAGAATAATATTAAATATGGAAAAGCTCCGATTCCGATGGTTTGGAAGGATGGAAAAAGACTCCTAGCGAGATGCATAAAAGAGAAGAGTACATTTAGTGTTACTCTTCTAAGTTATGACTTCCACGCATTGTATCTTTCGACATTGTCATTTGTTGCAATGTCATTTTTAGGTGGTATCGGGTTTAGGAGTAACAGGGGGACAGGTAGTATTAAAATTTTGGGCATAGAAAGCAATTCAGTAAAATTGCCATTCTCATTGCTTCCATGTGGTCCAAATCAGTTTGAAAATGTCGTGAAGACATTGCTAGATGAGTTTATGAATACAATTAAAAAGTTCCAGAGGAAGGACAATCCTAAGAGGAAGTGGGAGTGTGGAATTTCATGTCCTCCCTATTCATCCTTTAAATGTTTTTCTTTATGGTTATGGCCAGATGACTCGTCAGATATCCGAAAAATTGTAAGGGAGGTATGTTATTCCGAACACGAAACCTTAGATTCTCCTAAAAGTTTACTTGGCGCTTTTGAGAAGGAATTTAAAACTAAAAAGATATATCAAGACGAGATATTTGGTTTACCAAGACCCAAGTGTGGGCTCAAGGGTAGACGCGCATCCCCCATGAAAGTAGGCGTTGTTTATTTGGGTGAAACCCCCTATGTAAGGTTTTCTGTCTTTAAAACATGTCCGTTTTCTCTGAACAAAAAAGATGTCAGGTGGGAGCTCATTGACCGGTTTTTATCCAACATTAAAGCACAGAAAATATTTCATGGAGGGGAATAA
- the cas6 gene encoding CRISPR-associated endoribonuclease Cas6: MRFLIKLRPEREKFKVPYNHQYYLQGLIYNRIKLANPRLSTFLHETKGPKLFTYSLFMAEKRSHPRDLPYFLGGKRGFFYFSTCIPEIAEAFITGLFKNPEIELWGEKFYLEEVKTLKEPKKLSGLTFITLSPVAVTTVKDGKRVDLSPLEEEFYTAVEENLKDKYVMINGDKPPDDFDIEIIVAKPKRFRIKPGIYQMAWHLVFKAYGDDELIKVGYVVGFGEKNSLGFGMVKVEGGKRVSGGVRSRVYNSGVYPRSRPEEGGVEGSVY, translated from the coding sequence ATGAGGTTCTTGATAAAACTGAGACCAGAAAGGGAGAAATTCAAAGTCCCGTACAACCATCAATACTACCTCCAAGGGTTAATATATAACAGAATAAAGCTAGCCAACCCGAGGCTAAGTACATTCCTACACGAAACCAAAGGTCCGAAGCTATTTACCTATTCCTTGTTTATGGCTGAAAAAAGAAGCCACCCGAGAGATCTGCCATACTTCCTGGGCGGGAAGAGGGGGTTCTTCTACTTCTCAACCTGCATCCCTGAAATCGCGGAGGCCTTTATTACTGGCCTGTTTAAGAATCCGGAGATAGAGCTGTGGGGTGAGAAGTTCTACCTTGAGGAAGTTAAAACGCTCAAGGAACCAAAAAAGCTTAGCGGATTGACATTCATAACACTCTCTCCAGTTGCCGTTACGACGGTGAAAGATGGGAAGAGGGTTGATCTGTCCCCCCTGGAGGAGGAATTCTACACCGCAGTAGAGGAGAACCTCAAGGATAAGTACGTCATGATTAACGGCGACAAGCCTCCGGACGATTTTGATATTGAGATAATAGTTGCAAAACCCAAGAGGTTTAGGATAAAACCCGGAATTTACCAGATGGCATGGCACCTTGTTTTCAAGGCCTATGGAGATGACGAGCTGATTAAAGTTGGCTATGTAGTTGGCTTTGGGGAAAAGAACTCCCTCGGCTTTGGAATGGTTAAAGTCGAGGGTGGTAAACGTGTATCGGGCGGAGTTAGAAGTAGAGTTTATAACTCCGGCGTTTATCCGAGGAGCAGACCAGAAGAAGGCGGAGTTGAGGGCAGCGTCTATTAA
- a CDS encoding carbamoyltransferase family protein — MIILGIHDGHDAGAVLFKDNEIYAVNEERLNRVKKYRGFPRLSLKTVLEMAQISPKDVDVIAVAGLFRRQKRLFELEAELKKVFGRDFKAKTIFVEHHLAHAASAYYSSGLRESLVLTIDAAGDGLSSTVSIGRDGELIRIAQSTYIDSLGDFYASITELLGFKPMRHEGKVMSLAAYGRPTYELSSIIELNGLSFENHLKAIGVEATKKLAEFFSFPLERAKEISSNLKKGIMDGELERKAIEIAASAQAHLEKLVEELGFKLKDYKLPVSYAGGVAQNVKANAVLRRMFGDIWVFPAMDDAGLAFGAAAYVKAQLERLYGKWMPFKLEHVYLGPSYSEGFIEEILGKLGLEYEEVDPSFVADTLIEGKIVGLFQGSMEYGPRALGNRSILADPRNPDVKNKLNLALRRDVFQPFAPSILEEDFPRYIDDLTGEPNRFMTMSYVASEEFKEIAPAVVHVDGTTRPQSVTSDVSPAYYKIIREFKKKSGVGAVLNTSFNMHGEPIVCSPHDAIKTFREAKLDVLILEKFAIYRY, encoded by the coding sequence ATGATCATACTTGGAATTCACGATGGTCACGATGCGGGGGCAGTTCTATTCAAAGATAATGAGATTTATGCGGTTAACGAGGAGAGGCTCAACAGAGTAAAGAAGTACAGGGGCTTCCCCAGGTTAAGCCTAAAGACAGTTCTTGAAATGGCCCAAATTAGTCCCAAGGATGTTGATGTAATAGCAGTTGCTGGCCTTTTTAGGAGACAGAAGAGGCTTTTCGAGCTTGAAGCTGAGCTTAAGAAAGTCTTTGGAAGAGATTTTAAGGCAAAAACAATCTTCGTCGAGCACCATCTAGCACATGCAGCCTCTGCCTATTATTCTTCAGGCCTTAGAGAATCCCTTGTTCTTACGATAGATGCCGCTGGTGACGGCTTAAGCTCAACGGTGAGCATTGGTAGAGATGGGGAGCTCATTAGGATAGCACAATCCACTTACATAGACTCTTTGGGTGACTTCTACGCTTCCATAACGGAGCTCCTTGGCTTTAAGCCCATGAGGCACGAAGGGAAAGTTATGAGCTTGGCCGCTTACGGGAGGCCAACCTACGAGCTAAGCTCGATAATAGAGCTCAATGGCCTGAGTTTTGAGAACCACTTAAAGGCAATCGGGGTTGAAGCCACAAAGAAGTTGGCAGAATTCTTTTCCTTCCCTCTTGAGAGGGCTAAAGAAATCTCTTCTAATCTAAAGAAGGGAATAATGGATGGAGAACTGGAAAGAAAAGCTATAGAAATAGCTGCGAGCGCCCAGGCTCACCTTGAAAAGCTTGTTGAGGAGCTCGGCTTTAAGCTGAAGGATTATAAACTGCCGGTTAGTTACGCCGGTGGAGTTGCCCAGAACGTCAAGGCCAACGCGGTTTTGAGGAGGATGTTCGGGGACATATGGGTCTTTCCCGCGATGGACGATGCTGGACTGGCCTTTGGAGCTGCAGCGTATGTAAAGGCCCAATTGGAAAGACTGTACGGTAAATGGATGCCCTTTAAGCTGGAGCACGTTTACCTTGGCCCCTCCTATTCTGAAGGATTCATTGAGGAGATCCTGGGGAAGCTCGGCCTTGAGTACGAGGAAGTTGATCCTTCCTTCGTCGCTGACACTCTCATTGAAGGTAAAATCGTGGGCCTGTTTCAAGGGAGCATGGAGTACGGGCCAAGGGCCCTCGGAAATAGATCAATTTTAGCCGACCCCAGGAATCCGGATGTAAAGAATAAGCTAAACCTTGCACTGAGAAGGGATGTGTTCCAGCCTTTCGCACCTTCGATACTCGAGGAGGACTTCCCTAGGTACATTGACGACCTTACTGGTGAGCCCAACAGGTTCATGACCATGAGCTACGTTGCAAGCGAGGAGTTCAAGGAGATAGCTCCAGCCGTGGTTCATGTTGACGGAACGACAAGGCCTCAGAGCGTTACATCAGATGTATCTCCAGCGTACTACAAAATAATTCGGGAGTTCAAGAAGAAGTCAGGAGTTGGTGCCGTCCTCAACACATCATTCAACATGCATGGTGAGCCTATTGTCTGCTCTCCTCATGATGCAATTAAAACGTTCCGTGAAGCTAAACTGGACGTTCTAATTTTGGAAAAGTTCGCCATATACAGGTATTAA
- a CDS encoding adenylate kinase family protein, translated as MIIAVTGTPGVGKTTVAKRLAEILGYEYVDLKEFALKKGIGEKKGDELEVEVDELAYHVERDLKGQDVVLDGHLSHLMPVDLVIVLRAHPKLIWERLKARGYPEEKVRENVEAELIDLILVEAVDEHENVIEVDTTGKDPQEVVNEILNLIKSGTKRRVGIVDWSRVYDDVVPYLRLSM; from the coding sequence ATGATAATAGCCGTGACGGGAACCCCGGGTGTTGGAAAGACTACCGTGGCGAAAAGGCTCGCCGAAATCCTTGGGTATGAGTACGTTGACCTAAAGGAATTTGCACTGAAAAAAGGCATAGGGGAGAAGAAGGGAGATGAGCTGGAAGTTGAAGTCGATGAGCTCGCATATCACGTTGAGAGGGATCTCAAAGGCCAGGATGTGGTTTTAGATGGACACCTAAGCCACTTGATGCCCGTAGATTTAGTTATCGTGCTTAGAGCACATCCAAAGCTCATCTGGGAGAGGCTTAAGGCCAGGGGGTATCCGGAGGAGAAAGTTAGAGAGAACGTTGAAGCCGAGCTCATAGATTTGATTTTAGTGGAGGCCGTAGACGAGCATGAAAATGTGATTGAGGTAGACACAACTGGCAAGGATCCTCAGGAAGTCGTTAATGAGATTTTAAACCTCATAAAATCTGGCACCAAGAGGAGAGTTGGCATAGTGGACTGGAGCAGGGTTTATGATGATGTCGTCCCTTATCTAAGGTTGAGTATGTAA